From a single Candidatus Spechtbacteria bacterium genomic region:
- a CDS encoding DsbA family protein, producing the protein MNDSEKKWHIPFALGILSLLMLVSFVYFGSDGKQASVGGETVDMATLVVDGSPVIGSTDAPVIVVEFADFQCPFCGLFAKNTYSQIKSQYIDTGKVKFVYRNFAFLGLESQDSANAAYCAQDQGKFWEYHDYLYSHQNGENEGAFIKDNLKKFAQDLGLDSSSFDSCVDFSKYQDRVTADIKAGRDAGVTGTPTVFIGGKLISGAQGFQIYADAIEAQLSK; encoded by the coding sequence ATGAACGATTCAGAAAAAAAATGGCATATTCCTTTCGCTTTGGGTATTTTGAGCTTATTAATGTTAGTTTCATTCGTATATTTTGGCAGCGATGGAAAGCAGGCGTCTGTCGGTGGTGAAACGGTTGATATGGCTACATTAGTAGTAGATGGATCTCCAGTCATAGGTTCCACGGACGCGCCAGTTATTGTTGTGGAGTTTGCGGATTTTCAGTGTCCGTTTTGCGGATTATTCGCCAAAAACACATATTCCCAGATTAAATCGCAATATATTGACACTGGAAAAGTTAAATTCGTATATCGTAATTTTGCTTTTCTTGGATTGGAATCGCAAGATTCGGCTAATGCGGCTTATTGCGCGCAAGATCAAGGAAAGTTTTGGGAATATCATGATTATCTTTATTCTCATCAAAACGGAGAGAATGAGGGCGCATTTATTAAAGATAATTTGAAAAAGTTTGCGCAAGACTTAGGGCTCGATTCTTCTTCGTTTGATTCCTGTGTTGATTTCAGTAAATATCAGGATCGCGTTACCGCGGATATAAAAGCAGGTCGCGATGCTGGCGTAACAGGAACCCCAACTGTATTTATTGGTGGAAAGCTCATCAGTGGAGCGCAAGGTTTTCAGATATATGCTGATGCAATTGAAGCGCAGTTGAGTAAATAA